A genomic stretch from Achromobacter spanius includes:
- a CDS encoding ABC transporter ATP-binding protein: protein MSDILLDVRGLRTAFHTEAGAYLAVDGVDLTVRRGEIVGLVGESGSGKSVTGFSLLGLIDPPGEVVDGEVKFKGTDLRKFTEEQMRQLRGNRIAMIFQDPLMTLNPVLSIGEQMMEAILTHESVSRAQAEERCREALEMVGIPSPEKRLKSYPHEFSGGMRQRVAIAIAMLNKPDLIICDEPTTALDVTIQGQILYRMQEICREHNTALIWITHDLGVVAELADRVAVMYAGRIVESGPVEQVLESPRHPYTRGLLDSMPGATQPGARLHQINGMAPSLAGRPSGCAFRPRCTKVIPRCTEQAPSVTTEGPRSYRCYVPIAREAQQA, encoded by the coding sequence ATGAGCGATATCCTTCTTGATGTGCGCGGACTGCGCACCGCATTCCACACCGAAGCCGGTGCGTATCTGGCCGTCGACGGCGTCGACCTTACCGTGCGCCGCGGCGAAATCGTGGGTCTGGTGGGCGAATCCGGCTCCGGCAAATCCGTGACCGGCTTCTCGCTGCTGGGCCTGATCGACCCGCCCGGGGAAGTGGTGGACGGCGAAGTGAAGTTCAAGGGCACCGACCTGCGCAAGTTCACGGAAGAGCAGATGCGCCAGTTGCGCGGCAACCGCATCGCCATGATCTTCCAGGACCCCTTGATGACGCTGAACCCGGTGCTGAGCATCGGCGAGCAGATGATGGAAGCCATCCTCACGCACGAAAGCGTGTCCCGGGCGCAAGCCGAGGAACGCTGCCGCGAGGCGCTGGAGATGGTGGGCATTCCGTCGCCCGAAAAGCGCTTGAAGAGCTATCCGCATGAGTTTTCCGGCGGCATGCGCCAGCGCGTGGCGATCGCCATCGCCATGCTGAACAAGCCCGACCTGATCATTTGCGACGAGCCCACGACCGCGCTGGACGTCACCATCCAGGGGCAGATTCTCTACCGCATGCAAGAGATCTGCCGCGAGCACAACACCGCGCTTATCTGGATCACCCACGACCTGGGCGTGGTGGCCGAACTGGCCGACCGCGTGGCCGTCATGTATGCCGGCCGCATTGTGGAAAGCGGCCCGGTTGAACAGGTGCTGGAATCGCCGCGCCACCCCTACACCCGGGGTCTGCTGGATTCGATGCCCGGCGCCACCCAGCCCGGCGCCCGCCTGCACCAGATCAACGGCATGGCGCCCAGCCTGGCGGGCCGCCCGTCGGGCTGCGCGTTCCGGCCGCGCTGCACCAAGGTTATCCCGCGCTGCAC
- a CDS encoding ABC transporter permease: MANIPNSGRTRTVQPLAETPQRASILKKLRARPTVRGSVIALAVLIILVVFAPYFAPQNPYDLANLSLLDGRLAPRQALMDGSIAWLGTDDQGRDMLSAILYGLRISLMVGLSAVVLATAIGGAIGLIAAYVGGLVDTILMRIVDFILGFPTILVALVLLVVLGRGVDKVILALVLVQWGHYARIMRSRALQERRKEYVEAAANLGFPAWRIMVFHLLPNCLGPVMVFATIQIATAIALEATLSFLGVGVPITEPSLGLLISNGFQYLLSGDYWISLFPGIALLVLILSINIVGDRLRESLDPKR; this comes from the coding sequence ATGGCTAACATTCCCAATTCCGGCCGCACTCGCACCGTCCAGCCCCTGGCCGAGACCCCGCAGCGCGCCTCCATCCTGAAAAAGCTCCGCGCGCGCCCCACCGTGCGCGGCTCCGTGATCGCGCTGGCCGTCCTGATCATCCTGGTGGTCTTCGCGCCCTACTTCGCGCCGCAGAATCCCTACGACCTGGCCAACCTGTCGCTGCTGGACGGCCGCCTGGCGCCGCGCCAGGCGCTGATGGACGGCAGCATCGCCTGGCTGGGCACCGACGACCAAGGGCGCGACATGCTCAGCGCCATCCTGTATGGCTTGCGCATCAGTCTCATGGTGGGCCTGTCGGCCGTGGTGCTGGCCACCGCCATCGGCGGCGCCATCGGCCTGATCGCCGCCTACGTGGGCGGCCTGGTCGACACCATCCTGATGCGCATCGTCGACTTCATCCTGGGCTTCCCGACCATTCTCGTGGCGCTGGTGCTGCTGGTGGTGCTGGGGCGCGGCGTGGACAAGGTGATCCTGGCGCTGGTGCTGGTGCAGTGGGGGCACTATGCCCGCATCATGCGCAGCCGCGCGCTGCAAGAACGCCGCAAGGAATATGTGGAAGCCGCCGCCAACCTGGGCTTTCCGGCCTGGCGCATCATGGTGTTCCACCTGCTGCCCAACTGCCTGGGCCCCGTCATGGTGTTCGCCACCATCCAGATCGCCACCGCCATCGCGCTGGAAGCCACCTTGTCGTTCCTGGGCGTCGGCGTGCCGATCACCGAGCCGTCGCTGGGCTTGTTGATTTCCAACGGCTTCCAATACCTGCTGTCGGGCGATTACTGGATCAGTCTGTTCCCCGGCATTGCGCTGCTGGTGCTGATTCTTTCCATCAACATCGTGGGCGACCGCCTGCGTGAAAGCCTGGACCCCAAGCGATGA